ACCAAGGCTTTCACCATTGATAATAATACGAGCATCACGTTGTTGACGAATGCGATCTGTGATACGCATCATAAAACGACGTGTTAAGGTCATCAAATAGGCTTCAGGCGCTTTTTCCTTAATCTCTTCCTGAATTTCCGTAAAAGGCACCTCGATAAATTGGATATTTCCACCAAATTTTGTTAATTTACGTGTCAAATCCTGAGCTTTTTTCAGAGCACCTGGACTAGTATATGGAGGGCTGGCAAAGTGAACAGCCTCAATATCAACCCCACGCTTTAGAGCAAGATAGCCCGCAACAGGTGAATCAATTCCACCAGACAACATGAGCATACCCTTACCAGCTGTCCCGACAGGCAGCCCCCCAGCTCCACGAATCTCCTCATGTGAAATATAAGCCGCTTCATCACGGATTTCAACTTTGAGGTTGACATCTGGTTTTTTCATTTGTGCCTTGATATTTGGGAGTACATCAAAGACTGCTCCACCAAGTGTATGGTTCAATTGTGTTGAATCTAGTTCAAACTGGTGGTCGCTGCGCTTACTTGTTACCTTGAAAGTCATGCCTTCATAATACAAATCAGTCATGATTGCTTGCACTGCTTTGGTTAAGACAACCACATCTTTTTCCACGCGATAAACAGGATTAAAGGCTTGAATTCCAAAAATTTGTTGGAGGGATTCCGCAACAGGCGTATAATCTACACCATTTAAAAAGACATGACAACGGTCACGATCTGCTGACACCTTAACCTCAGGGTAAACCGATAAAACATCCTGGATATTACGACGCAACTTGTTAATGAAACGCATGCGGTTTTTCCCTTTGGTTGATAGTTCGCCGTAACGAACCATAATTTCTGAATACTGTAAATTCATTTGACTACTTGCTATCCTTATCTAACTTTTTGAGTTTTTTCATAAACTTGCTTAAAAATGGTTAAAAATTGTTCCACTTGTCCCATATCATTATCATCATCCAGACTAACACGTACAGCTGTCTGAGCAGTCTTAGTTGGAATCCCCATTGCCATCAAGGTTCCTGCTGGTTTACCTGCTTTTGAAGAGCAGGCTGAAGTCGTTGAGATAAAAATATCATGTTCTTCAAAGGCATGGACAACCACTTCTCCACGCACTCCCTTGATACCAAAGGTAATAATGTTTGGCGCAAAGCCATCTTGACCAGAAAAGACAAGAATATCATCATGTTTTTCTAACTCACCAAGGATGATTTCCTTCATTTTGGCAATCTTGGATACAGCAACAGCCTCTTTATCCTTAACCAAACGAAGTGCCTTCGCCATAGCCGCAATTGCTGCAACATTCTCAGTTGTTGAACGTAAATCTTTTTCCTGACCACCACCTGTTAGCAAGGAACTAATTTTCTTACCAGATTTTTTGTAAAGAAATCCGACGCCACGGACAGCGTGAAATTTATGACCAGAAAAAGACGCCAGATCAACTCGGTCAGTTAAATAACTTTCCGTTGGAATTTTTCCGATCGCTTGCACCGCATCAACATGAAAGGTAAGATTAGGACGGTCTGCTAACAAATCTGAGATTTCTTGAATCGGTTGGATTGACCCTATTTCATTATTGACCGCCATAACTGAGACTAAAATCGTATCAGGACGCAATAACTCTTTCAGAGCATCAAGATCTACAAAACCACGAATATCAACTGGAGCTAGTGAAACCTCAAAGCCCTGTTGACTTAACCACTCAGCGGATTCTTTGACCGCAGGATGTTCAATAGCTGAAATGATAATATGTTTGCCAAAAGCTTGCTTTTCAAAGGCAATCCCTTTAAGCGCCCAATTATCAGCTTCTGTACCACCCGATGTAAAGAAAATCTCCTCTGCTTTCTTTCCCAAAAGATCTGCAATTTGTTTGCGGGATGCTTCTAAAATACGACTTGACTGACTTCCTAAACGGTGTAAACTAGACGGATTCCCCCAAATTTTTGTTGTCACTTCTTGATAAGTCCTAAGGACTTCGGGATAAACTTGTGTCGTTGCTGAATTATCAAAATAAATCACAAAATAGCCAACTTTCTCATTCTTTTTTAGTAAGAAGAGCCTTGGGGGACATAGACTTTTCTTCCATTTTCGACTATCTATTATAGCATAAATCCCTATCAAATAGGTTTATGGACTATTCAAAGGAATATCTTCTGGATGTTAAAAATGTATGCAAGCCTTTTCTTGTTGCCTGTACCTTTCTTGTTAAGACATAGAGTCTTTAACATCCTAAAATTCTTGCCTTAAACTATTGCTTTTCTATTGATATTATCATTGATATTATCATTGATACCGTTCTAAAACACCTATCAATTGAGCAAAGAACACTTTTATTTATATACCTCGTAATTATACATATTTTTATACTTCAGTGGCATCAGTCATCCCTTTAAGGAAATAATAAAGAGAGAAGATATAACGAATCTTCTCTCTTTTAAAAAATCAGTTTTATTTTTGACCAAATACATAAGTCAATTGTTTAGCTTCTTGTGCTGAGAATGTTCTAAAGGAAATATTTCCTAATCCAGTTACATTAGACTCTGAGATAAGGATGCTACCATCTTCTCTGACGTCTTCTACAAAGGCAACGTGACCATAAGTGGCATCAGCACCTGCCTGACCTGGCGCAAATGATACTGCTGCACCTTGCTTAGGTTCATGACTTGTTTCATAACCTAATTTCAAACGCCAGTCACCACCATTTCCCATAAATGGACTGAATGCTATACCAAATTCTTGAGCACGGTTGTAAACGTACCAAGTACATTGTCCCCATGGATAAGTAGCGGCTGTATAGCCTGATTTATCTATAGAAGCACTCAAATTGAAGCCTTCTGGAATAGAGCTTGCAATAGAACCACTAGAAATCAAGGTGTTAGCTAAAGCTGGTGCTTTAGGCGTTCCACCATGTTGGTCAATCCAACGGTCCAAATCTTCCATTACTTTGGCACGTCTTTTACCAGTACCAGAAGTATCCGTAAAGTAAACACCACCATCTTTGGCAACATCTAACTGCCCATTTGCTAGTTGACGCGCCTTGTCATCTTGACGTTTAAAAGTGTTATTTTTATTTTTAATGATACTAATCTTAGTCAGAGCTTTGATAGCTTCTTCATCATTAAAACGTTTTGCATTATCTGGATTGTTATCAAAAGCGCCATATCCAAAGGCATTTGCTTGATTATCTTTGGCAACTCCTGCTGTTCCCAAAGAACTTTCAGCAATGGCAATAGCTACAATCGCACGGACATCAAGACCACTTTCTTTTTCCCACTTCAATAAGTTTTCACCATTGAAACGATTGCTATCATAGTCTATACCTGTTGATTGTAAAAAGCCATCTAGTTGTTCAGCTGAGATCCCAAATCGTTTTGAAAGTAAGTTATGGGTGTAAGCATCTTGTCCAGACCAATGGTCAACATACTGATTAGACACGATAATAGCATCATCTAAAACAACATTACTAAAACTTTCAATTGAGGCAGTTGAAGAGGCTACAGTATTTTCAGTTGGAACACTATTAGCGACGCCTTGGTTAGTTGTCACAGCTGGTGCCTTAACTGATGGATTTACTTTAGAAGAAGTCGCGGGTACACTACTATTATTTGCTGCTGGCTTTTGATTAGCAGTATTTGATGTAGAAGATGGTTGACTAGTTTGATCTTTAGTTGAAGACTGATCAACAGCATCTTTCTTTTCATCTGTATTTGTACTTGACGTCTCAGGGGTACTAGATGCTACCGTCTCTGCAGAAGGGGCTGAAGAATCAGCTCCTGTAGAAGCCGGAGTTTCTACAAACTCACTAGCAACCGTTTGAGATCCATTATTCGCCAGTGTGACATTATCTGAAGATTGAACTGTTTCAGTTACCGACTGATCTGCGGACGCAGTTTTTTTATCATTATTTTCTTTTTTTTCTGCAGTTTTATCATTTGTAATAACAGCTGACTGCTCAGTTTGTTGCTCAGAATCCACTGTAGCATAAACTGTGCTAGTTACAGCTGCACTTTCGGAAATAATCATTCCACATAATAAAATTATAGATAAAATTTTATTTTTACTCATCTCTCTATACTAATTCCTATCATTTTATTTTTTTGTATTACTCCACAAATAGTATTATACCATATCATTATCAAATAAGTAGCATTTTTTGTTTGTCAAAATTGCTTTTATCTATAGCTACTATGTTAGGCAATGATAATGATATCATATTCTTTTTAAAAAAAGTTATTCATTTTGACATGATTTTTTTCGAATTAAATCATATAATATAATTCAAAGGAGGACATTATGTCACAACAGTATTCTCGAAAATCAAAACAAACAGGGCAAAAAGAAAAGCGTCGTCCTACTGAACATATCAAGTATGGCTTAACTGCCTTTCAAAAAACCTTAGCCTTAGTTGGTTCTATATTATCCATTATTGTAGCTTCCATTACAATCACCAACTACTTACATAGCAAAGGGACAACCAATGAAGATAAGAGTCCCTCTTCAACTATTGTCATTGAAAACAACGGCGGACAAGGAGCTTCCAATACAAGGTCGGGAAACACTACGGATACTGAAAACTCTTCAAATAGTTCTTCTGACTACCAAAGTGAAGTTATCAATCCGGATAGCTCTTCTGATACAGCTACCAACGATACTCCTGCTAGTTCAATACCTGCTACTGATACGGAGACCTCTCCAACTTCACAAGGCGATGGAACAACGGATCAGCCAGCAATAGCTCAATAATAAATAAAAAGGTTGGGGAAATCCCAGCCTTTTCGTGTTCATTAATCAAATAAGACTAAAAAATCACCATACCCAGCTGATGCCATATCTTCGTAAGGAATAAACTTCAGGGCAGCCGAATTAATACAATAGCGTAAGCCACCAGCTTCAATGGGTCCATCATTAAAAACATGACCCAGATGAGAACCAGCTTCTCGGCTTTTTACTTCAATCCGTCTCATAAAATGGGAACGGTCATCGTGATTAGTCACGCGACGATTATCAACTGGCTTGGTGAAAGCTGGCCAACCACAACCAGAATTATATTTGTCCAGTGATGAAAAGAGGACCTCGCCACTGACCACATCAACATAAATACCTTTCTCAAAAAAGTCATCGTATTCCCCTGTAAAAGCGCGTTCTGTAGCTGCATTTTGCGTAACTTCATAAGCCAAATCGCCAATACGTTGGCGTAATTCTTCTTGTGTTTCTACCATAAGATGCTCTCCTTCTTCTTTTTATCTCAAATAAACATACTAGTATCTCTCGCTTATGATTTCCAGTTTATAATTAGTAGTATTTAATACTAACACCTAGCCACAAACTCTTCCGCA
The sequence above is drawn from the Streptococcus pluranimalium genome and encodes:
- a CDS encoding cysteine desulfurase family protein, producing the protein MIYFDNSATTQVYPEVLRTYQEVTTKIWGNPSSLHRLGSQSSRILEASRKQIADLLGKKAEEIFFTSGGTEADNWALKGIAFEKQAFGKHIIISAIEHPAVKESAEWLSQQGFEVSLAPVDIRGFVDLDALKELLRPDTILVSVMAVNNEIGSIQPIQEISDLLADRPNLTFHVDAVQAIGKIPTESYLTDRVDLASFSGHKFHAVRGVGFLYKKSGKKISSLLTGGGQEKDLRSTTENVAAIAAMAKALRLVKDKEAVAVSKIAKMKEIILGELEKHDDILVFSGQDGFAPNIITFGIKGVRGEVVVHAFEEHDIFISTTSACSSKAGKPAGTLMAMGIPTKTAQTAVRVSLDDDNDMGQVEQFLTIFKQVYEKTQKVR
- a CDS encoding CHAP domain-containing protein, producing MSKNKILSIILLCGMIISESAAVTSTVYATVDSEQQTEQSAVITNDKTAEKKENNDKKTASADQSVTETVQSSDNVTLANNGSQTVASEFVETPASTGADSSAPSAETVASSTPETSSTNTDEKKDAVDQSSTKDQTSQPSSTSNTANQKPAANNSSVPATSSKVNPSVKAPAVTTNQGVANSVPTENTVASSTASIESFSNVVLDDAIIVSNQYVDHWSGQDAYTHNLLSKRFGISAEQLDGFLQSTGIDYDSNRFNGENLLKWEKESGLDVRAIVAIAIAESSLGTAGVAKDNQANAFGYGAFDNNPDNAKRFNDEEAIKALTKISIIKNKNNTFKRQDDKARQLANGQLDVAKDGGVYFTDTSGTGKRRAKVMEDLDRWIDQHGGTPKAPALANTLISSGSIASSIPEGFNLSASIDKSGYTAATYPWGQCTWYVYNRAQEFGIAFSPFMGNGGDWRLKLGYETSHEPKQGAAVSFAPGQAGADATYGHVAFVEDVREDGSILISESNVTGLGNISFRTFSAQEAKQLTYVFGQK
- the thiI gene encoding tRNA uracil 4-sulfurtransferase ThiI; this encodes MNLQYSEIMVRYGELSTKGKNRMRFINKLRRNIQDVLSVYPEVKVSADRDRCHVFLNGVDYTPVAESLQQIFGIQAFNPVYRVEKDVVVLTKAVQAIMTDLYYEGMTFKVTSKRSDHQFELDSTQLNHTLGGAVFDVLPNIKAQMKKPDVNLKVEIRDEAAYISHEEIRGAGGLPVGTAGKGMLMLSGGIDSPVAGYLALKRGVDIEAVHFASPPYTSPGALKKAQDLTRKLTKFGGNIQFIEVPFTEIQEEIKEKAPEAYLMTLTRRFMMRITDRIRQQRDARIIINGESLGQVASQTLESMQAINAVTTTPVIRPVVTMDKLEIIDLAQKIDTFEISIQPFEDCCTIFAPDRPKTNPKLKNVEQYEERLDVEGLVERAVAGIKVTEITPNEESDDVTDLIDDLL
- the msrB gene encoding peptide-methionine (R)-S-oxide reductase MsrB; this translates as MVETQEELRQRIGDLAYEVTQNAATERAFTGEYDDFFEKGIYVDVVSGEVLFSSLDKYNSGCGWPAFTKPVDNRRVTNHDDRSHFMRRIEVKSREAGSHLGHVFNDGPIEAGGLRYCINSAALKFIPYEDMASAGYGDFLVLFD
- a CDS encoding DUF6556 family protein, whose product is MSQQYSRKSKQTGQKEKRRPTEHIKYGLTAFQKTLALVGSILSIIVASITITNYLHSKGTTNEDKSPSSTIVIENNGGQGASNTRSGNTTDTENSSNSSSDYQSEVINPDSSSDTATNDTPASSIPATDTETSPTSQGDGTTDQPAIAQ